A region of Acidithiobacillus ferridurans DNA encodes the following proteins:
- the cysI gene encoding assimilatory sulfite reductase (NADPH) hemoprotein subunit, with the protein MSINDKALSDVERIKAESQGLRGTLRESLRNPVTGALAEDDVQVIKFHGIYQQDYRDLRAERHQQKLEPLYQFMARLRLPGGVLSGAQWLALGDIARTYGNASLRITSRQSIQFHGLLKPHLRPVLQALDRELLDTVSACGDVNRNVIASSAPQISAFHAEAYGWAQKIAEHLLPQSQAYHEIWLDGQQITAPEEDPLYGPTYLPRKFKIAIAVPPHNDVDVFTQDLGFIAIHEEGRLAGFNVCVGGGLGRSHNKPDTYSRLADVCGFCAPEQVLAIAEAVLITQRDHGDRSNRSHARLKYTVDRMGLDRFMEEVQQHTGFPLAPPRPFHFETSGDRFGWLENDDGTACLTLFIPGGRVTDGDIPLLSGLDALARLHHGEIRLTCNQNLLIAGISPAERPAVETLLAEFGLDRLLNLAPVRTHAMACVALPTCPLAMAEAERYLPVFLNRIEALLAETGLEGEALTVRMTGCPNGCARPYLAEIGLVGKAPGLYDLYLGGDRTGMRLNALYREALDEAALLDTLRPLLKRFAGQRWAGETFGDFVRRQDLLPPDPGLPHTGRR; encoded by the coding sequence ATGTCTATTAATGACAAAGCACTTTCCGATGTGGAACGGATCAAGGCGGAGAGCCAGGGACTGCGCGGTACGTTGCGGGAGAGTCTGCGCAATCCTGTCACCGGTGCACTGGCGGAAGACGACGTTCAGGTCATCAAGTTCCACGGCATTTACCAGCAGGACTATCGCGACCTGCGGGCGGAACGCCACCAGCAGAAACTGGAGCCCTTGTATCAATTCATGGCCCGGCTGCGCCTGCCGGGCGGCGTGTTAAGCGGAGCACAATGGCTGGCGTTGGGCGACATCGCCCGCACCTACGGCAACGCCAGCCTGCGTATCACCAGCAGACAGAGCATACAATTTCACGGACTGCTCAAGCCGCATCTCAGGCCGGTGCTGCAAGCCCTCGACCGGGAACTGCTCGATACGGTCAGCGCCTGCGGCGACGTTAATCGCAACGTCATCGCCAGTTCCGCCCCTCAGATCTCCGCCTTCCATGCAGAGGCATACGGTTGGGCGCAGAAAATTGCCGAGCACCTGCTGCCGCAGAGCCAGGCCTATCATGAAATCTGGTTGGACGGCCAACAGATAACTGCACCGGAGGAGGATCCCCTGTATGGGCCTACCTATCTGCCGCGCAAGTTCAAGATTGCCATCGCTGTGCCGCCGCACAACGACGTCGACGTGTTCACGCAGGATCTTGGGTTCATCGCCATACACGAGGAGGGGCGACTGGCGGGATTCAATGTTTGCGTTGGGGGAGGCCTTGGTCGTAGCCACAACAAACCCGACACCTACTCGAGGCTGGCGGATGTCTGCGGATTTTGCGCCCCCGAGCAGGTGTTGGCTATAGCCGAAGCCGTGCTCATTACCCAGCGTGACCACGGTGACCGAAGCAATCGAAGCCACGCCCGCCTCAAATACACGGTAGACCGTATGGGGTTGGACCGCTTCATGGAAGAGGTGCAGCAACACACCGGATTTCCGTTGGCCCCGCCGCGCCCGTTCCACTTCGAGACTTCGGGAGACCGGTTCGGCTGGCTCGAAAATGATGACGGAACAGCCTGTCTTACCCTCTTCATACCCGGTGGCCGGGTTACCGATGGTGATATTCCGCTCCTCAGCGGGCTGGATGCACTCGCACGCCTGCACCATGGCGAAATCCGGCTGACCTGCAATCAGAATCTGCTGATCGCCGGCATTTCCCCCGCGGAACGCCCGGCTGTCGAAACCTTGCTTGCTGAATTCGGGCTTGACAGATTGCTGAATCTCGCCCCCGTCCGCACCCACGCCATGGCATGCGTGGCACTGCCCACCTGCCCCCTGGCGATGGCCGAGGCCGAGCGCTATTTGCCGGTTTTTCTGAATCGCATCGAGGCGTTGCTTGCCGAGACCGGTCTGGAAGGAGAAGCGTTGACGGTGCGGATGACCGGATGCCCCAACGGGTGCGCCCGGCCTTATCTCGCGGAGATCGGCCTGGTCGGCAAAGCGCCCGGCCTTTACGATCTTTATCTGGGCGGCGATCGGACCGGCATGCGCCTGAATGCACTTTACCGGGAGGCATTGGATGAAGCAGCTCTGCTGGATACCCTGCGCCCCCTGTTGAAGCGCTTTGCCGGCCAGCGCTGGGCCGGCGAGACATTCGGGGACTTTGTCCGGCGACAGGATTTATTGCCGCCAGATCCAGGCCTTCCGCATACAGGGAGACGGTGA
- a CDS encoding phosphoadenylyl-sulfate reductase codes for MSLGTRIQDVLLLFGELRNAPYAPAAFATSFGAEDMVLTDLIAKHAPWIEIFTLDTGRLPEETYRLMQETREHYDLPIQVYFPEHGIVERYVREHGPNAFYESQELRKACCHMRKVEPLQRALRGKRAWVTGMRREQALSRQDLAVREWDAAHELAKFNPMADWHGEEVWDYIRRFEVPHSRLHDQGYPSIGCAPCTRAISPGQDIRAGRWWWENPATRECGLHVVGGKLVRAKPATPQKTSGQI; via the coding sequence ATGAGTCTAGGAACCAGGATACAGGATGTGCTCCTCCTTTTCGGGGAATTGCGCAACGCGCCATACGCACCGGCGGCTTTTGCCACCAGCTTTGGGGCGGAAGATATGGTGCTCACGGACCTAATTGCGAAGCATGCGCCATGGATAGAGATATTCACCCTCGATACCGGCCGTTTACCGGAGGAAACCTACCGACTGATGCAGGAAACCAGGGAGCATTACGACCTCCCCATCCAGGTGTATTTCCCGGAACACGGGATAGTGGAGCGCTATGTCCGGGAACACGGGCCCAACGCCTTTTATGAAAGCCAGGAATTGCGCAAGGCCTGTTGCCATATGCGTAAGGTCGAACCCCTGCAGCGGGCATTGCGGGGTAAAAGGGCCTGGGTGACCGGAATGCGCCGGGAGCAGGCGCTTTCGCGGCAAGACCTCGCCGTTCGGGAATGGGATGCGGCCCACGAGCTGGCCAAGTTTAATCCCATGGCCGATTGGCATGGCGAAGAAGTCTGGGACTATATCCGTCGTTTTGAGGTGCCCCACAGTCGTCTTCATGATCAGGGTTACCCCAGCATCGGCTGTGCCCCCTGCACGCGCGCCATCTCCCCCGGCCAGGATATCCGCGCGGGTCGTTGGTGGTGGGAGAATCCGGCCACCAGAGAGTGTGGCCTGCATGTCGTTGGCGGCAAACTGGTCCGCGCCAAGCCAGCAACACCACAAAAAACTTCAGGACAAATATGA
- the cysD gene encoding sulfate adenylyltransferase subunit CysD has product MMPTTAEKLVLDAASNHHLDWLESEAVHIMREVAAECGKAALLFSGGKDSVVLLRIAEKAFRPGKFPFPLVHIDTGHNFAEVIEFRDRRIAELGEQLIVRSVEESIRRGTVRLRNPASDSRNAAQAVTLLETIAEFQFAACIGGARRDEEKARAKERIFSFRDEFGQWNPKAQRPELWDLYNTRIHPGENMRVFPISNWTELDVWQYIAREKLALPPIYFAHERQVIPRNGFLVPLTTLTPAKEGEVIETQVVRFRTVGDISCTCPVASDAATVEAIIAETAMTKITERGATRMDDRTSEASMEQRKKAGYF; this is encoded by the coding sequence ATGATGCCTACTACAGCCGAAAAACTTGTTCTCGATGCCGCTAGCAATCACCATCTGGACTGGCTGGAATCAGAAGCGGTTCACATTATGCGCGAGGTTGCGGCCGAATGCGGTAAAGCGGCGCTGCTGTTTTCCGGCGGCAAGGATTCGGTGGTGCTGCTGCGCATCGCCGAGAAGGCCTTCCGCCCCGGAAAGTTCCCGTTTCCGCTGGTACATATCGATACTGGCCACAACTTCGCTGAAGTCATCGAATTCCGCGACCGACGCATTGCTGAACTGGGCGAGCAACTGATCGTGCGCTCAGTCGAGGAGTCGATCCGGCGTGGCACCGTGCGTCTGCGTAATCCCGCAAGCGATTCGCGTAATGCGGCGCAGGCCGTCACGCTATTGGAGACCATTGCTGAATTTCAGTTTGCTGCCTGCATCGGCGGCGCCCGTCGCGATGAAGAGAAGGCTCGCGCCAAGGAGCGGATTTTTTCATTCCGCGATGAGTTCGGGCAGTGGAATCCGAAGGCGCAGCGCCCGGAACTCTGGGATTTATATAATACCCGCATTCATCCTGGCGAAAATATGCGCGTGTTCCCGATCTCCAATTGGACCGAGCTGGACGTTTGGCAATACATCGCCCGCGAAAAACTGGCACTGCCGCCGATTTATTTTGCCCATGAGCGCCAGGTCATTCCGCGCAACGGCTTTCTGGTGCCACTGACCACGCTGACACCGGCCAAAGAAGGCGAGGTGATCGAGACCCAAGTCGTGCGTTTCCGTACGGTCGGCGATATCTCATGCACCTGCCCCGTGGCGTCGGATGCCGCTACCGTCGAGGCCATCATTGCCGAGACCGCCATGACCAAAATCACCGAACGCGGTGCAACCCGGATGGATGACCGGACATCGGAAGCATCGATGGAACAACGCAAGAAGGCAGGATATTTCTGA
- a CDS encoding sulfate adenylyltransferase subunit 1 produces MSATIPKPFFPELTRERGLLRFITAGSVDDGKSTLIGRLLFDSKGIFADQLDAISHARHRRTIGDTIDLSLLTDGLEAEREQGITIDVAYRYFATPRRKFIIADTPGHEQYTRNMVTGASTADAVVILIDVSKVKMGDDGSVELLVQTKRHSTIAHLLQIEHVVVAVNKMDLVHYDQAVYDRIVQAYREFAQRLGLKDIRTIPLSALVGDNVVTAGDRMPWYQGPTLIELLESLSVYDACHDEPLRFPVQLVARHNGHKANDFRGYMGRIEAGKVRRGDRLVVQPGGSAATVKDILILDQSLESAVVGQSVTLLLQEHLDISRGDMLASADRPANLLKTVTADVCWLSEDPLDLHRKYWLKHTTRQVTARVVEIHALLDINTQQKRPADALQLNDIASITLNVQQPLAADAYDAIRATGAFILIDEVTHQTVAAGMIRLDDSGVGHVSER; encoded by the coding sequence ATGAGCGCGACCATTCCCAAACCGTTTTTTCCGGAGCTGACGAGAGAGCGCGGCTTGCTGCGCTTCATTACTGCCGGTTCGGTGGATGATGGCAAGAGCACGCTGATCGGCCGTCTGCTGTTCGACAGCAAGGGTATTTTTGCCGACCAACTGGACGCGATATCGCATGCCAGGCACCGGCGCACCATCGGCGACACGATCGACTTGTCGCTGCTGACGGATGGCCTGGAAGCCGAGCGCGAGCAGGGCATCACCATCGACGTCGCTTACCGCTACTTCGCCACGCCCCGGCGCAAGTTCATCATCGCCGACACCCCTGGTCACGAACAGTACACGCGCAACATGGTGACCGGAGCATCCACCGCTGACGCTGTCGTCATCCTGATCGATGTCTCGAAAGTGAAGATGGGCGACGATGGCAGCGTGGAATTGCTGGTGCAGACCAAGCGCCATTCGACCATCGCCCACCTATTGCAGATCGAACATGTCGTGGTCGCGGTCAATAAGATGGATCTGGTGCATTACGACCAGGCGGTGTATGACCGCATCGTGCAGGCATACCGGGAATTCGCGCAACGGCTGGGCCTGAAGGATATCCGCACGATTCCGTTGTCCGCCCTGGTGGGCGACAATGTGGTCACTGCGGGCGATAGGATGCCCTGGTATCAGGGGCCAACGCTGATCGAGCTGCTCGAATCCCTGAGCGTCTATGACGCATGCCATGACGAACCGCTGCGTTTTCCGGTACAACTGGTGGCGCGCCACAACGGCCACAAAGCCAACGACTTCCGCGGTTACATGGGCCGTATCGAAGCTGGAAAAGTCCGCAGGGGCGATCGGCTAGTGGTGCAACCAGGAGGATCGGCGGCGACCGTGAAAGACATTCTGATACTCGATCAGTCGCTGGAATCGGCCGTCGTCGGCCAATCGGTAACGCTGTTGCTGCAGGAACACCTGGATATTTCGCGTGGCGACATGCTCGCGTCCGCCGATCGTCCGGCCAACCTGCTCAAAACCGTCACCGCCGATGTCTGCTGGTTGTCGGAGGATCCGCTTGATCTGCATCGCAAGTACTGGCTGAAACACACAACCCGGCAAGTCACCGCGCGCGTCGTAGAAATCCATGCGTTGCTCGATATCAACACGCAACAGAAGCGTCCGGCCGATGCCTTGCAGCTGAACGATATCGCCAGCATCACGCTGAATGTGCAGCAGCCGCTTGCCGCTGATGCATATGACGCCATTCGCGCAACCGGAGCGTTTATTTTGATCGACGAAGTGACACATCAAACTGTTGCGGCTGGGATGATCCGTCTCGACGATTCCGGGGTGGGGCATGTATCCGAACGTTAA
- the cobA gene encoding uroporphyrinogen-III C-methyltransferase, whose protein sequence is MSRGSFGNSGKVWIVGAGPGDPNLLTLKAAALVGTADIIFHDALVNPRILDMARPDTKLVDVGKRGGKPSASQVSIQTRMIRAARQGMRVVRLKGGDPFIFGRGGEECMALWTADIDYEIVPGITSGLAAAACAAVPLTYRSISQSVLFVTGHEAADAPPVDWHHIAKAADTLVIHMGIARITGIQNALIAGGRHPDTPVLAMQWATLPQQRHVYAKLSDLTDAIHEADLGSPAILIVGEAVRLSQQLSHGMNPASDDSFGQKQWYLSAVGSA, encoded by the coding sequence GTGAGCAGAGGAAGCTTTGGTAACAGCGGGAAAGTCTGGATTGTCGGGGCGGGTCCGGGTGACCCCAACCTGCTGACCCTGAAGGCGGCCGCCCTTGTGGGTACGGCCGATATCATCTTTCACGACGCCCTGGTCAATCCACGCATTCTGGACATGGCCCGGCCGGACACCAAATTGGTGGATGTAGGCAAACGGGGCGGCAAGCCTTCTGCTTCTCAAGTGAGCATTCAGACGCGGATGATCCGCGCCGCGCGGCAAGGTATGCGTGTAGTGCGCCTCAAGGGGGGTGACCCGTTTATTTTTGGACGCGGTGGTGAGGAGTGCATGGCACTGTGGACGGCCGACATCGACTACGAAATAGTGCCCGGCATCACCAGCGGCCTTGCGGCGGCAGCCTGTGCCGCCGTACCGCTGACGTACCGCAGCATCAGCCAATCCGTCCTGTTCGTAACGGGGCACGAAGCCGCGGATGCCCCACCGGTGGACTGGCATCATATCGCAAAGGCAGCAGACACCCTGGTCATCCATATGGGAATAGCCCGCATAACAGGGATTCAGAACGCCTTGATCGCCGGTGGACGGCACCCGGATACGCCAGTGCTGGCCATGCAATGGGCAACTTTGCCGCAGCAGCGCCATGTGTACGCCAAATTAAGCGATCTGACCGATGCCATTCACGAAGCAGATCTGGGCAGCCCGGCAATCCTCATTGTGGGTGAGGCGGTACGCCTTTCGCAACAGTTATCACACGGAATGAACCCCGCTTCCGATGACTCCTTTGGCCAAAAACAGTGGTATTTATCCGCGGTTGGCAGTGCATGA
- a CDS encoding sirohydrochlorin chelatase, with the protein MEAHLLLAHGSRDPEWRLPFEILAADLKAIHPEHPIRLCYLELWHPMLTDAIHEEYGRGIRNFRISPLFWSRGAISGKTFRVWLMR; encoded by the coding sequence ATGGAAGCCCATTTGCTGCTTGCGCATGGGTCCCGTGACCCGGAATGGCGCCTTCCGTTTGAGATCCTGGCGGCCGACTTGAAGGCAATCCATCCGGAGCACCCTATCCGCCTATGTTACTTGGAACTGTGGCACCCCATGCTAACGGACGCCATTCACGAGGAATATGGCCGCGGTATCAGAAATTTCAGAATATCCCCTCTGTTCTGGAGCCGGGGCGCCATCTCCGGGAAGACCTTCCGCGTCTGGTTGATGCGGTGA
- a CDS encoding OsmC family protein → MSRKETVVHIFKDGERNITACRLDDSENISLNFCLPDIQLTPLHLLNMALGQCLVELTLRFLERRDLRATCLMSICTTVKTTGAVRIDGINITLTLPLQLSPDDKVILIRMLHQCPIHAAITGSVSITLQICDDREAISYYEQNLSSQMSANISHVHTVSDNAIDIRI, encoded by the coding sequence ATGAGCAGAAAAGAAACTGTAGTTCATATTTTCAAGGACGGTGAGCGCAATATTACGGCATGCCGGCTAGACGATTCTGAGAATATATCCTTAAACTTTTGCTTGCCAGATATACAACTCACCCCATTGCATTTGCTCAACATGGCGCTTGGCCAATGTCTTGTGGAACTCACGTTACGGTTTCTGGAACGACGGGACTTAAGGGCAACCTGCCTGATGAGCATCTGCACAACTGTAAAAACCACTGGCGCGGTGCGGATTGATGGGATCAATATTACATTGACATTACCATTGCAATTATCACCTGATGATAAAGTGATCCTGATCAGAATGCTACACCAATGTCCGATACATGCAGCCATCACCGGAAGCGTTTCCATCACCTTACAGATATGTGATGACCGCGAAGCCATTTCATACTATGAGCAGAATCTATCATCCCAAATGTCTGCCAACATATCGCATGTCCATACGGTTAGCGACAACGCTATTGATATACGGATATAG
- a CDS encoding chloride channel protein, which produces MENEKVVVNHTESADERITQHSWKDILEPPAKGKNKARYFITPVIIGLIVGILSLVFIDIMDFFTRWSLGIVAHFIPPRSSGFGGGGAQAPYTSAPGYPFMIPLVEGMAGFISGILSYFMIKKPGSLGANKAIRAYHENPESLTLKEAFTTLFTSAMVLGSGGPSGREGAVSMVGGSVGVFIAKLLRQKPHEVREALAIGVGAGLGAMFKAPLAGAIASSEIFFKHDFDIETIIPAFAASAAAYLVVATKVGFSPLFRIGVLPVHSFELRYILWFSIFGIFSGLIARFLLWVFYYISDLFKKLKQPIYVSALIGGVLAGCIGLLSSYAIGNGYGWLQLIMDHKISPGVSELTLGIICVILAMSLNAGSGASGGAFSPTVVIGGLSGALFWHFAKVVSPDVNIPIAMFVVVGMMAVFSVAANAPLSTIVMITEMTGSYGVLLPAMLTVGIAMMFGGEHSLFNAQHDHRSASDHANS; this is translated from the coding sequence ATGGAAAATGAAAAAGTAGTCGTGAACCATACTGAGTCCGCTGATGAACGGATAACCCAACATAGTTGGAAAGATATACTGGAACCGCCGGCAAAAGGCAAAAACAAGGCGCGATATTTTATTACCCCGGTCATTATCGGACTTATTGTTGGGATACTATCTTTAGTTTTTATTGACATAATGGACTTTTTTACACGATGGTCTTTGGGTATCGTTGCGCATTTCATCCCGCCGCGTTCGTCCGGTTTTGGTGGTGGTGGAGCCCAGGCGCCCTATACCTCCGCTCCAGGCTATCCTTTCATGATTCCTCTGGTCGAAGGAATGGCCGGGTTCATTTCCGGCATACTGTCTTATTTTATGATTAAAAAGCCGGGGAGCCTTGGTGCTAACAAAGCGATTCGCGCTTACCACGAAAATCCGGAATCCCTCACTTTAAAGGAGGCGTTTACCACGCTTTTTACGTCAGCTATGGTTCTTGGTTCTGGCGGGCCTTCTGGCCGCGAGGGCGCGGTAAGCATGGTGGGCGGCAGCGTCGGCGTATTCATTGCCAAGCTGCTCCGGCAAAAACCCCACGAAGTGCGCGAAGCTTTGGCCATAGGGGTCGGCGCCGGGCTGGGAGCGATGTTTAAGGCGCCTCTCGCGGGGGCAATTGCTAGTAGTGAGATATTTTTCAAGCACGATTTCGATATCGAAACGATCATCCCCGCGTTTGCCGCATCAGCCGCAGCTTACCTGGTGGTAGCCACCAAGGTAGGATTTTCGCCGCTGTTCCGCATAGGTGTTTTGCCAGTACACAGCTTTGAGTTGAGATATATTCTGTGGTTTTCCATTTTTGGTATTTTTTCCGGTCTGATTGCCCGCTTTCTGTTGTGGGTGTTTTATTATATTTCTGATTTGTTCAAGAAACTGAAACAGCCGATCTATGTCAGTGCCCTGATCGGCGGTGTCCTGGCCGGCTGCATTGGTTTGTTGTCTTCTTATGCCATAGGCAACGGCTATGGCTGGTTGCAGCTGATCATGGACCACAAAATCTCCCCTGGGGTATCCGAATTAACGCTAGGTATAATCTGTGTCATTCTGGCCATGTCTCTGAATGCCGGCTCGGGGGCATCCGGCGGGGCCTTTAGCCCAACGGTGGTTATCGGTGGGCTCTCAGGCGCCTTGTTCTGGCATTTTGCGAAGGTGGTTTCCCCTGACGTCAATATACCCATTGCCATGTTTGTGGTGGTCGGCATGATGGCGGTCTTTTCCGTAGCGGCCAACGCGCCCTTGTCTACTATCGTCATGATCACCGAAATGACGGGGAGCTATGGTGTACTTCTGCCCGCCATGCTTACGGTAGGAATAGCAATGATGTTTGGCGGTGAGCATTCATTATTCAACGCACAGCACGACCACCGGTCAGCATCAGACCACGCCAACTCATAA
- the tatA gene encoding twin-arginine translocase TatA/TatE family subunit has protein sequence MDIFSLPHLIILLLIVMALFGTSKIKNIGGDLGSAIKSFRQAMKDEEQQQGSPKTAGPMPKAIEHGADAETGETIAKSLHSKS, from the coding sequence ATGGATATATTCAGCCTTCCACATTTGATTATTTTGTTGTTGATTGTCATGGCACTTTTCGGGACATCGAAAATAAAGAATATAGGAGGAGATCTAGGCTCCGCCATAAAAAGTTTCCGGCAGGCGATGAAGGATGAAGAACAGCAGCAGGGATCGCCAAAAACCGCCGGACCCATGCCTAAGGCAATCGAGCACGGCGCAGATGCAGAGACAGGAGAAACCATCGCAAAAAGTCTTCATAGCAAATCATGA
- a CDS encoding PepSY domain-containing protein, whose translation MKLTSRYFATTLLAGTIGLISSTAAWAYEGQQYAQGARISPDKAETIAMNASRPCGFRLSKGFFHPLQAKTIAKQTCPPNTAKVTGMKLEKAPGGSGLRYVVDVSREDLMYTISIDAKTEKLLEIVILPGGSKP comes from the coding sequence ATGAAACTCACGTCACGCTATTTCGCTACCACCTTACTCGCCGGCACCATCGGTTTGATAAGCAGCACCGCCGCTTGGGCCTATGAGGGTCAGCAGTATGCTCAGGGGGCACGCATCAGCCCAGACAAGGCGGAGACCATCGCCATGAACGCCAGTAGGCCCTGCGGATTTCGACTAAGCAAGGGCTTTTTTCATCCTCTGCAGGCAAAGACCATCGCCAAACAGACCTGCCCCCCGAATACTGCCAAGGTCACCGGTATGAAGTTGGAAAAAGCCCCCGGCGGCAGTGGCCTGCGTTATGTTGTGGATGTTAGTCGCGAAGACCTGATGTACACTATCTCCATTGATGCAAAAACAGAGAAACTCTTGGAGATAGTGATTCTGCCGGGCGGTTCCAAGCCCTGA
- the traD gene encoding conjugal transfer protein TraD — MISQAENAQMRHIAALESAKMARETLIRIRRAHERKIKVIKCKGRNHKRLMVGGLADIAGILEMDKETLLGAFMALAGIFNDSAESATTAGWKLTGASELAQHGATRLKK, encoded by the coding sequence ATGATATCCCAAGCTGAAAATGCGCAAATGCGACACATCGCGGCTCTTGAATCTGCGAAAATGGCTAGAGAAACCCTCATCCGTATTCGCAGAGCACACGAACGGAAAATCAAAGTTATCAAGTGCAAGGGGCGCAATCACAAACGACTTATGGTTGGCGGTCTGGCGGATATAGCGGGGATCCTGGAAATGGATAAAGAAACACTCCTAGGCGCATTTATGGCGCTTGCCGGGATTTTTAATGACTCCGCCGAGAGCGCTACGACAGCGGGCTGGAAACTGACCGGCGCTAGTGAGTTGGCGCAACACGGGGCTACGCGACTAAAAAAATGA
- a CDS encoding ATP-binding protein: MHSTNHAMSHGALNLQRVLLLRGIAVIGQGMTIAVVTIILGWHIPIWHLAAVVAVEILLIIATTVRLTSPRPISNHEFFTQLLADVAILVALLYFSGGPTNPFIALLLLPLVIAVATLPKIYGWSMAAITVMCYSGLMAFYVPLPLHALATYEMKLLIWGMWFEFIIIAGAISYFVKRMSDSLQERDQAIAHAREEKLMMDRVVDLGALAAGVAHELGTPLATMTIIAKDLQQDYKETQNLSESLGILYEQLQRCKRILSTMSASAGQLQASSGCQLRIEEYLHNIITEWGDARPGIHVEFRSDGAGSTAKIVAEHTLTQALTNIFNNAADESPDYVEIDVHCSDHDVVIDVCDLGRGVTPEIARDAGQPFFSKKEDGLGLGFFLATTIINRLGGSVSLFSRREGGSCTRVVFPLTSLLISTNN; this comes from the coding sequence ATGCATTCCACTAACCACGCCATGTCTCATGGTGCCTTAAACCTCCAACGCGTTTTGCTGCTGCGCGGGATAGCTGTCATCGGCCAAGGCATGACCATAGCCGTGGTTACGATCATTCTCGGATGGCACATACCCATATGGCATTTGGCGGCAGTAGTCGCTGTTGAAATACTCCTAATAATCGCCACCACCGTCCGTCTTACTTCCCCTAGGCCTATCAGCAATCATGAGTTCTTTACGCAACTCCTGGCCGATGTTGCCATTCTGGTAGCCCTCCTATATTTTTCCGGGGGCCCTACCAATCCATTTATTGCCTTACTGTTGTTACCATTAGTTATCGCCGTTGCCACTCTTCCAAAAATATATGGGTGGTCAATGGCGGCGATAACCGTAATGTGCTATTCAGGATTGATGGCTTTTTACGTACCGCTACCGCTACATGCGCTTGCCACTTACGAAATGAAATTGCTCATATGGGGAATGTGGTTTGAATTTATTATAATCGCCGGAGCTATCAGCTATTTCGTCAAGCGCATGAGCGACAGCCTGCAGGAACGGGATCAGGCTATCGCCCATGCGCGCGAAGAAAAATTGATGATGGATCGCGTTGTTGACCTAGGCGCTTTGGCAGCCGGTGTTGCCCATGAACTGGGAACACCTCTTGCGACGATGACGATTATAGCCAAGGACCTGCAGCAGGACTATAAAGAAACCCAAAATCTTTCGGAAAGTCTGGGTATTTTGTATGAACAGTTGCAACGATGTAAACGCATCCTCAGCACAATGTCCGCTTCCGCCGGCCAGTTGCAGGCATCGAGCGGGTGTCAGCTACGCATCGAAGAATACCTCCATAATATCATTACTGAATGGGGCGATGCTCGTCCTGGTATTCATGTCGAGTTTCGTTCAGATGGCGCCGGATCGACTGCAAAAATTGTTGCGGAGCATACCTTGACTCAGGCGCTGACCAACATTTTCAATAACGCCGCCGACGAATCGCCTGATTATGTAGAAATAGATGTACACTGTAGCGATCACGATGTCGTCATCGATGTCTGTGATCTTGGTCGCGGAGTCACCCCGGAGATAGCCAGGGATGCGGGGCAACCTTTTTTCTCGAAAAAAGAAGATGGGCTTGGTCTTGGGTTTTTTTTAGCGACTACCATCATAAACCGTCTGGGTGGGAGCGTCTCCTTGTTCAGTCGGAGAGAGGGAGGATCCTGTACCCGTGTGGTATTTCCTCTGACCTCATTGCTCATAAGTACCAATAACTAA